The Desmodus rotundus isolate HL8 chromosome 13, HLdesRot8A.1, whole genome shotgun sequence sequence TGATAGTTCCCTTAGAATAAATAATTAGATGTGATATTATTGAATTGAAAAGTGTGAGCAATTTTTTGGCTTTTGTGATAAAATTAATTTGCAAAAGAGCTGCACCCATTTACAGGGCATCGGCAGTACATGAGAGCATCGGTTTCACCACGCCCTCCCTAGCGTTGGCTATTAATTAGAAAGACTAAAGCACTGTTATTGGTTTAATAGGCAAAACGTAATTTAATTATTACCTTAATTTAGATTTTTGATTACAGTGATATCGCATAGTCTTTCGTTGCCTGTATTTTAGTCTTCTGCTTCCCCCTTGTGACTTACTTTTTATAATCCCTAGTATGGATTTATTTCAattcaaagcaaaaacaaatatcTTTTGGGTGCCAagcctacaaaaaaaaaaaaaaaagctgcaatTTGAGAAAACACTAGGGAGTCTGCCTTTTCAGTCACAGAACTTCCTGTGTGAATCCACAGATTCAGCGGTGTCATGAAAGATCCTTTATGGTGGGAATGTGAAAAACTCGCAGAAACCAACCACACTGTCCCCTAGCCCTCCCAGATGGCCGCTCTTCTGAGAGACAACGGGTCCCTCAACCCCAGGAGATGCTCGAGAGCGCCCCCCGGCTACTTATGGTGGTAATGACGATTTCAGTCCATTTCTAAACTCTCGAAGTACTAAGGGAATAAAAATGTTGTGTACTTGGTCGgaagttttcttctttgggaGAAATCTGAAACAGGAAGAGATTGGGGTGGTGGGCTGGGCTGTCCTTTCTCTCCAGTGAGAATCGAAGGGACTTAGGACTCCGCTTGTGTAAGACAGTGGTGGGATTGTCTTGCATTTGCTTCTGCGTCACTGAGAGTCTCGATAAAGGTCCCTGTTGTTTCCTCCCTTCCAGGTTTAGTGAtaagacagggaaggaggaaatgaatggATAATAATTGCCAAATGAAATTCCGCACTTTCAATTTTCGATCCAGCTGGTGTCTCTCAGTGCTGGTCCTCCACCAGGGGTCATTTGGCCTCCCAGGGGCCATTTGTCAATGTCTGgacagatttttaattttcatgatttGGGAGTGGGGATTGGCCGGCATCAggtgggtggagaccagggatgctgccagACGTCCCACACAGAACAGGGCAGCCCCACAATGAAGAGTTATCTGGTCCCAAATGTTAACAATTCCATTGCAGAAGCCCTTTTACCAGTTTTAGTGTTCACACTGATAAAATACCATTTTACTGTAAACCTCTGGTTTCTGTCATAGTTCAACAGTGGGCCTTTACCTGTAGGTGTCTGTTTCTTAGCGCTGAGCACTGGCTCAGTATTTGGCATTGCTTATTTTCGCCTCAAGGCTCCAGCCTGAAGCAGGAACGCATCAACTCAACGATCGTGTTGTTGGTGATGGACTAGATAAATCAGGCTATTTCTAAATCCGATGCGAGGTGGATCCCCGACTCACTGCTTGTTTTGGGTAACATTAAAGCTGAAACCATCTCCACACCTGTTCCTCCAAAGGCAGACAATCAAAatcactgactgttttcgacaaACGCTTCAGGTACTCAGGGCCCACATCCTTTATTATCTGCAGCTCCTCACGCGTCCAAGGCTCCGTCCCTTTGCTCTCTGTTCCGTTCTGCATGAGTTCAGCGGAATGTATTGTATACCTACTGTGCGTCAGCGTGATCCCACGGCTTCGCTAGGTGTCCTTTGTTGTTCGGCTCCTGTGACATGAAAAATGTCCCTCCTTGTCTCTACGCCACTTTTAAAGACCATACCAAAGCCACCTTCTCAGGGATCCAGTAGTAGGTGGTCCCCACTCACTGTCCTGAGCTTAGCGAGTTGATTCTAACAATCCAGCACAGTTCACTTTCATCCTGTATCTCTTGTTCCTTCCTTCAGGAGCATTCTCCCCATGAGAAACACCACTTCCCTTAGACTCAGTGAAGACGAAGGCTTTCTTCCCCTCCGTGGAATTCAGAAAGGCACTTCCGCAACGCAGTCATTTCCTTTCCAGGAAACACAATTCAGCAGCTTGTCATCTTCCCCGAGTGATTCCAGGAAACCATCTGCTAGGATGACTTCGCTAGGGTGACTTCTCCAGGCTGCGCGGAGCTGCCTGGACTCACCTTTGGGATGAAGAGTGAGACCCAGAAATGGGCAGAacttaacatttaacatttaaaacagaCCCAGTGACATTTTCTCAACATTCAGCCCTGGGTCAGTACTTAATCCCCGTGGTCCAGGTCGGCATCTGTGGGGCTTCTCTTCACTGGCGGCCCCCCGCCCTGCTGCAGGCTGTCTTTCTCTGCGCCTCGCTTTGGATTTCTCTCCTGCAGGAACAGCAGGGCCTGGCTTCTGCCCCACGGagcagttgtctgcctttcccatTCCCACGGGTGAGTAGTTACCCCCTGCCAGCTTTAGCACCTGGGAGGGCTTCCAGGCCGGAAGGGGACAGCAGAGCTATCCCAGGAAGCCTTAGAAAGGCCAATTATAATTTCATGCGGAAGTCCTGATTTAAAGGAGTTATAAATCAGGACTGGAAACCTGTCGTTTCAGTGCCTTAGCTTCTGTCGGCAGGGCAGGCCTGCCCGGGAGCCCCTTCttacttctttctctccttacGCGCTGGTGGAGGGAACCACCGCGGGCAGGGGATTGTTCAGTAGAGAGGGTGAAGGTCCTCAGAGTGGGTTTAGGATGTGAGAGGCGCCTTAAGTGCTTGAGAACTGCCCTATAGAAAGAGATGAAAGCCATCCAGTGTCCTTCCAGATGTTAGGTGGAGGCAGACTGCAGAGGAAGGCGCAACGGTGTCCAGCGCCATAAACTTCCTGACTGTCTCTGTCTTCGATCTGAAGTCGACGTCctggagaggctgtgttcagAAGTTCCTGGAGTAGCAGAAGTTCTTGACTGTTCGTTTATGAGAAGTGCCTGAGGCTCTTTATTAAAACACAGAGTCCTGCCTCACTCCCCAAGGTTCGGAATCTGTAGGTCCGGACTCGAGCCTGGGAATTTGCATTTCAGACCTGCTAAGTCCCTGTGGATTAGACCATGAAGAGCAGGAGTCTTCCTCCATTGCAGGCACCCTGCAGCCCCGACATGCTAGGTTTTGCAGTGGTGTTTTAATGAGAAAGGGTGGGGCAGAGTTTTAATACTAGAGTGGAGCGGAGACATACCTAGGAGACATACCTATTGTATAAAAGGTAAGGATGCACCCCCTTTTAAGGCTGGCCCTACACTTGCGCGGCCCTGAGAGTGACATCTTAAATCCTGTGCCCGGGGTGCCTTGCCTGCCTCACACTCATCCTGGCCCTGCCAGTCTCCAGCCCTGAATCCAGGGTGACCCCTTCATCCCCCAcggtggggtgtggtgggggacCTGCTGGAGAACAGGATGGTATGTGAGGTGACTAGCATCTTCTTTGTAAGATTTGGCCACACCGCCCCCTGAGGAAGTTGAAGTGAGCAGGCAGCCAGCTGAAGGATAGGAGCCCTTTTCATGCCGACAGAGACCATGGAATTGAtctagaaatcaggaacaaaaagGTAACTGGAAAATCCCCACATATTTGGAAATCAAGCAATATAATTACAAAGAGCCAGtgggtcaaagaaaaaattacaatgaatATCAGAAAATCGTTTaattgaataatatttaaaatgtgatgtaTTAAAACATGTGTGATGCAAGTAAGTGTATTTATAAGGAAATTGATAGCCTTGAGTACATATATTAgggaaaaatggttaaaaaacaaTGATTAGGACTTCTAGAATGGCTAAGTAAAGGGACAGGGTGGTTTGGAGCCCAAAGCAGTATTTCCAAAGCAATATTACTATTTGCTTTTCTGACAGTTCCCTGATGAGCTCCATCTACAGACCTTGTCTTTAGTTGACCTAACGCAATGTCTACTTTGTGCAAATAGCCCTATCCTCAgggcatttactttttttttttttaatattgataatATCGCAGTTTCCTGAGGCAGTGTTACCAGCTGGAGCTAATAAAAGGCTGATCAATAACTTAAAAGGCAAAACTGGAGAACAAGATAGAAGCTTTAAAAAACTCTAACGTATTCCTGGGAATGGCTGTGCATGTGCCCAGCACAGACCTGAAAAGGCCGTAATGGTTCACCTCGGGCTGACCCTGAGGCCCTGCGCAGGCAGGGAGTGAAGGCAAAGGCAGAGTTGTGAAGTACCTGTCTGAGCACCAAAGGCACACCCAACATCACACACACCAGCCCCTCAGCAAGGGTAGGGAGACTTCTCCGTTCGAGGAAGTCTCTCAGTTCAGTCGTTAGCTGACCACTAAGCTAACCAAGCAGACTTCAGTGACTACACAGGACCAAAAATACAGGCTTTTCAGAATTAATCCAGGAAAGTCACTTAACAAATAaatagcaaaacaacaacaaaaacaaataacaaccaaCCTGAGGAAGGGGATCTTATCTCCAGGATTGCCATATTATATTATTTGTAATATAAGTGAATTATTTAGGACTGTgttacttaaaattaaatgatttattttattttatttatttttagagagaggggaagggaaggagaaagagagagaaacatcaatgtgtggttgtctctcacacgcccccgtctggggacctggcccgcagcccaggcgtgtgccctggctgggaattgaactttggttcacagacctgtcctcaacccactgagctacaccagccagggataaccATATATTATTTTGGTGTCCAATTTCAATAAAAGCTTATAAGACatgtgaagaaatagaaaagaattagTGGCCTCTAAATAGGGAACTGGCAGTCAACAGAAACTATTATTCTGAGTTATTCTCTTTTTGGTTAGAAACTGTCCCTGAAGGATTCCAGATGTTGGACTTACTAGACCAAGATTTTAAATCAGCTATTATACATATggtcaaggaattaaagaaaaccaTACCTAAAGAAGTAAAAGAATGAGAACTATGTCTCACTAAATAGGGGATGtcaataaaagaatagaaatttgtgtgtgtgtgtgtgtgtgtatatatatatatataaaagaaccAAATCGAAATTCTCAAGTTGGAAATGAAACGAGGGAATCAATAACAGATTTGAACTGGTGGAAGAAAGAACCAATGAACTTGAAGACAAGTCCATTGAGATTACCCAGTCTAggcaacagaacaaaaaaaagaatggagacaAATGAACAAAGCCACAGAGACCCATGTAAATTCTCAAGTTACTAACATCATACTACAGGAGTCccacagggagaggaagaaaaaaaaggatatttaaagAACTAACACCCAAATACCTCAAATGTTTCACAGGAGGAAAAACTCCCTCGAATCTGAATATCCAAGCAGCTCAGCAAACTGTAAGTGGCGTAAATGCAAAGAGAGGCACACGTAGACACACAATAGTCAAAGACCAAGAGAGAATTGGGATAGCAACAAGAGAAGTGACCCATCACGTACAGATGCCTCACTGAAACGTGACTTCCCAGGAGTCTGCTCCGGGCACATCCTGGACAGAATGTGATGTAACAATCACTAGCTGCTGAGGTCAGAATGGACAATGGAGAAATCTGTCAGATCTTTCTGGTTCTCTCTCCACTCCTTAAAGCCTCTTACTTGGGGCTCCATCTTGGTCCACTCCTCCCTGTGAGTTAAGACTGAGAGGGGACGGGGGCTTCTTGCCAACAGTGTTGGGGTGTCTGTGAACGTGACATCACTAAGGATCCGACACCACAATGACTGCCTGTCCTCTGAGAGCTGCGGGACTCACCCACTTGGCAGACAGCTAAGCGGTAAGTAACTGTTGGCTTTAGATGGAATATGAGTTCCACGTGTAGTGTAACACATAACACTTCCCTAAAATAAGTTCCTGGTCTTAAAGTACGATATTGGAGATAAAGCGTGTTCTTTGATTCGTGATTTTAGATCTATGCAGATGCACATTTACCATTTGACCTGTACTTTATATCTAAAAGCACAACTACGTATTTGATGTTGAACTTTTATCTTTCTCAAAGATAATTTCAGTGGTAAGAAGAAAAATTTGgagatgaattttttttctgacattctACCCCAGGAGACTGCCATTTGTTCAGCTGACATTTTACTGAACATTTGTTAcgtgtgccaggtgctggacGTAGCACGGGGGGACCAAACGTGCCTGGTGCGGCAGGAGGAGCTTCTGCTGAGTCTGAACTTGAGGCAGAGTCAGGGAAGGCTGTCTGTCTAGAGGAGGTTACTTCTGACATGAGTCTTGGGCAGTGAGGGGCAGTGAAGCGGGTTCAGGCAAAGCTATCCAGCGAGAACAGCAGGAAATGGCAGTGAGGACGACACTCCTGCCCGAGGAGTTCCAGACGGCCAGGTCAGGGGCGGTGGCTGAAGTATCAGGCTGCACTGGTGTGTGGGGGCAGTTCATACCGTTCCTTGGCATGACCTTCCGGCAGTCTTAACCCATCTATGTACTTCTCTGAACAGGTTTTAAACTTACTGAAGCCTCCGTTTTCTTAGTTACAAAATGGGATGAGTCAACATACTATCTATTTCACAGCGTGGCTGAAAGAATTAAATGGGCAGTGTAGGTAAATTGCCCTGCATAAAAGGGATGAATAAGTGAGCAGGTCGTGATgatgttattaatattataattagaAAGGTTATTGCTATCAACAGCTATTGGGCAACCCTAGTTGACCCTGCGACTTTGTTCATAGAATTGCCTAATCCAATTCCACAAACCCTTGTTTAGGGCCGGCTAGCTGTTctcccagcagaaagaaagcaaggCAGCACTTGAAGAATGAGGAAACTTCTCCTTCCAGATACTAACAGTAATGCAAATAGTAGGAATAAGACAAATAACCATAATATAACAGAAAATCTAAGTTCCAAAATTCAGTGAAGTTCAGTTCAATTCAACCAATGTTTGCATCATTACCTCCTATATATACAGCTTTGTGTTAAATATCAGGGTTCAGGAACGGCAGCAAGGCTTGTTCACCCCTAATTTCAATCAAACATGGCAAGTAAGCAAGGGGACGGCGCAGAGACAGGAGTGTCGAGGAGGTGTGGACAAACTTTGGAGGCCCAGGTAGCTttcagagggaaaggaaaagcagGAACTCAAGCCCACCATGGGAGGAAAAGGTAATCTGGACAGAGGACATTGCACACGCCCTGGTGTGGAGGCAGGAAACTGCGGCCACCTCCGGAGAACTGAACGTTGTAGCTCATCGTTACTGAATCTCAGATCTGGACTTGAATGGAGACCAGCTAGCCGGAGAGAGAGACGGGTGGGGTCCAGTTACCGAGGGCAGACTAAGGCATTTGGATCGGATATTTGGGCTGTGGGGCTTTGAAGGGGTTGCGAgcagctgtggggggagggcaacAGAGTCAGGGAAGATGTGAGGGTGAACTCTATACCAGGGGCCAGTCAGGCTGCTTCCAGCATCCTGGCCTGAACCGGCCGTGGACAAGGAAATGGAGCAGGGGCTGTCGGTTCAAGAATCATTAAGGACCTTCACTGGCAGGGCTGGATGATGGATTCGAAGTCCGGCGAGGGGGAGGAAGGTGTCAAGCAGGAGCTCCAGGCTCTGGCTTGTGTGGTTGGGTGGATGGCCATTCCACCAGCTGCCCACAGTGCATCGACCCTCtcttcaccacacacacacatgcacacacacatgcacacacacatgcacacatgcactggctgtgtgtccttccttctctcccatgtcagaaaacagaaaagggagaaatcCTGCTAAACCGAAGGGACTCGTGTTGCCCCTCAGGGCGCTGCTCGGCCAGACCCTGGCTGCTGCTTGCAGAAAGCTCAGAAAGGGAATCAGTGCCCTGGCCACATGTGCACGCCCTCTGTCTTGCCTGcaccccacccacttccccacacccagccctttTCATCCCTGGGACCACCTTTGCGGTTACCAATCTTTGCAGGTGGTTCTGATATCTGATTTCTCAAATACATGGTGAGACTTGCAgatctctcattctctccctcctttcctcttctttcttcccctttcctcttcttccctctcctttcctcttcttccctttccttccctagtTGAGAGCACTTTCCTTGTTCCCTGAGATTCTGTGATGTTAGCAGCCTGGAGTTTGACTCTATCGACAACACCTTCAGTGCAAAACCATGGCAACCAAGCATGTTTTTCTGCCAAAGCTTGTTCCTCAAACACTACCAAGGGGACAAAGAGAGAAATGGTCGGTTAAATTTTCCCAAATCAGATGGTACATACTCAAGGGCTTGTCCTCTGTAACGTGATACTCATGGACGTGTTCTCTCTGGTGCCCCCTCAGGTTTTGACCAGCTGACCTGGACTTGGCCAACAGACCTGTGGTCCATCATGGCCAACCCACTATCCTGGCTGAGCAGGAAGATGTCTCTCTTCAAGGTGTATAAATGGATGGGACTTGATTGCTTCCGGTCGTTTCTGGGCTCCTTGCCCAACATTGGCCGGAAGAAACGAATCGACAAGCTGCAGGAGGAAAAGGCTTTTCTGGAAGAGATAAGAGTTTTCCGTGGGAAAATAGAAGACTTCAGGGCAGAGATGTGGCATTTCCGAGGCAAGATTCGTGCTTTCCAAGACCAGGTCCTGAGCTCTTGGGAAGAGGAGAGACCTttctgggaagaggaggaagcctTCTGGGAGGAGGAAAAAGCCTTCTGGGAAATAGAAAAGTCTTTCCGGGAAGAGGAGGAAACCTTTTGGGAAAAGCACCGTCTCTTCTGGAAGGAGGACAAGGCCTTGCAGGAGATAGACCTGTACCTTCTTCAGGAGGACaaggctctgtgggaggaagggaaggctctgtgggtggaggagCGAGCtctcctggaggaggagaaggcccTGTGGGAAGACAACAAGTCCCTCTGGGCGGAGGAGAACGTGTTCTGGGTGGAAGGCGGTGGCCACATTGCTGAGGAGCAGATGGGTGAGAATGGGCAGCACGATGTGCAGGGGCAGCCACAGTCGCCCGCCTTCTCCCGTAGCCGGGCATGAGCACAGGAGACGGGGCCCACAGGGCTAGGCTCTGCTAGATTGGGATTCGAGTCTGAGGTGACCCCATGGGCTGGAGAAAACAGGCACTTATTGGTCTCCTTGCTCTAAAAGATCTAATAAAGTCCTCAGGAGAGATTTGGAAAAAAACTTCTTCAAGGAAGGCCAGGTCCCCTCTTCCCAGGTTGTGCGACTCTCGGAGGTCATAGTCCTGTCCTCCACGTGTATCTCTGGCTGTAGAGCTCGACCTCGGGAAGCTCTCCGTGAGCCTGGCATGTGTGAGCGTGGGTGACAGAGACTGTGGCTCTCCTTCAAGTCAGAATGGGAGGGGGGCAAGGGGAAGGAGAGGCTCAGACAAAGCCAGAGATACACAGGGACGCAGGGGCTGACACCACGGCGCCTCTGTCTCTCCGTGTCTCCTCCACTCTGAGCGGTCCAGGAGGCCAGGATTGGGCTGACAGCTTTCTAGAAAAGCCCACCACACTGTGAACAACTCACTGAGATCTCATTGGCACCTGGAAGGCCATTTAGAACACACAGGCCGAGTCCTCTAATGGTCCCCCTGCCCACAGTGCCCGgtttccccctcactccctcaacTGCCCTCCCCGTGCAGCACAGCTCGGGCTGAGGCTCTCAGGCACACCCACAGGAGCTCTTCCCTCCCCTGAGGGCAGAGTCACAGTGGACTGTGCAGGACGCTCACCTGGGAGCTGTCCCTGCCCCAGACATTCCTGTTCACACACGTCACATGGTGCCTGCATTTCTGCATCATCAACGCCTTTGAGTTTCCCTCCTCCAGTCGTTTAAAATCGACGTGCCCCAGGAAGGCACTGCATTAAATGAGGGTACATGAGTGTGGCCAGCCATTTACATGCCCAACTTTATTAGGAGGTCTTCGTGGGCATCGGTAAGGAAACGACTGCAAGGTGGGTGGGAGGAAATGTCAGGGCCAACATCTCGCGCTTTCCCTCCTCTTGGGTCTGGTCCTCGTCGTTGTTAATGTATCGACTTACCTCGCCTTCGTGCACCCCTTACTATTCAACAAGCACTTTCATGCTCACCAACTCATGCAACCTTCACCACAGTTCTGTGGGTTGACAGGGAAGCCACACAaacccattgtacagatgagaaaacagagacccAGT is a genomic window containing:
- the CCDC70 gene encoding coiled-coil domain-containing protein 70: MANPLSWLSRKMSLFKVYKWMGLDCFRSFLGSLPNIGRKKRIDKLQEEKAFLEEIRVFRGKIEDFRAEMWHFRGKIRAFQDQVLSSWEEERPFWEEEEAFWEEEKAFWEIEKSFREEEETFWEKHRLFWKEDKALQEIDLYLLQEDKALWEEGKALWVEERALLEEEKALWEDNKSLWAEENVFWVEGGGHIAEEQMGENGQHDVQGQPQSPAFSRSRA